Proteins encoded in a region of the Bifidobacteriaceae bacterium genome:
- the rplT gene encoding 50S ribosomal protein L20, whose translation MARVKRSVNARKKRRSVLEKASGYRGQRSRLYRKAKEQVQHSGNYAYRDRKARKGDFRRLWIQRINAAARANGMTYNRFIQGLHLAQIEVDRRMLAEIAVTDPDTFAQLVAQAKEALPADVNAPAAA comes from the coding sequence ATGGCACGTGTAAAGAGGTCCGTCAACGCGCGCAAGAAGCGCCGGTCCGTCCTCGAGAAGGCGTCTGGTTACCGCGGGCAGCGCTCGCGGCTATACCGCAAGGCCAAAGAGCAGGTTCAGCATTCCGGCAACTACGCCTACCGGGACCGCAAGGCCCGCAAGGGCGACTTCCGGCGCCTGTGGATTCAGCGGATCAACGCCGCCGCCAGGGCAAATGGCATGACCTACAACCGCTTCATTCAGGGTCTGCACTTGGCGCAGATCGAAGTGGACCGCCGCATGCTGGCGGAGATCGCGGTCACCGACCCGGACACCTTCGCCCAGTTGGTGGCGCAGGCCAAGGAGGCGTTGCCGGCGGACGTGAACGCGCCGGCCGCGGCCTGA
- a CDS encoding RNA methyltransferase — MLTNVASERVKRVRRLARRSARLETGELLVEGPQACREAALAGLVLDVYLTADAAGRHPEIIAATLASGGHPHEASAEYVRAISPDAQGVAARARDPWAGWTVSSAVAGREAPESDAGLGGAGRRGLNPAGCGLPEPGLGGAVDPDPPGGQSAPQLVAVLEQLRDPGNAGTVIRAADAAGADLVVFADQSVDPAAPKVIRASAGSYFHVPVAQAASVEEAVQQLRPAGLAILAADGAGEEALDRAALGQPTAWLFGNEARGLSAAARAAADQSVRIEIYGRAESLNVAMAATLCLYASAEALRNGDGT, encoded by the coding sequence GTGCTGACCAACGTGGCCTCTGAGAGGGTCAAGCGGGTCCGCCGTCTGGCCAGGCGTTCGGCGCGTCTGGAGACCGGCGAGTTGCTGGTCGAAGGTCCGCAGGCGTGCCGCGAGGCCGCCTTGGCCGGCTTGGTCTTGGACGTTTACCTGACCGCCGATGCCGCCGGGCGGCATCCCGAGATCATCGCCGCCACGCTCGCCTCGGGCGGGCACCCGCATGAGGCGTCCGCCGAATACGTGCGGGCGATCTCACCCGACGCGCAAGGGGTGGCGGCTCGCGCCCGCGACCCTTGGGCGGGCTGGACGGTGTCCAGCGCCGTGGCAGGCCGGGAGGCGCCAGAGTCAGACGCCGGTCTGGGCGGTGCGGGTCGGCGGGGCCTGAATCCGGCTGGCTGCGGGTTGCCCGAGCCGGGCCTTGGCGGCGCAGTGGACCCGGATCCGCCGGGCGGGCAGTCGGCGCCGCAACTGGTGGCGGTGCTTGAGCAGCTCAGGGACCCGGGGAACGCGGGCACCGTGATCCGCGCGGCCGACGCGGCCGGGGCGGACCTGGTGGTCTTCGCCGACCAGTCGGTTGATCCGGCGGCCCCCAAAGTGATCCGGGCCTCGGCGGGCTCCTATTTTCATGTGCCGGTGGCGCAGGCCGCCTCCGTCGAAGAGGCGGTTCAGCAGTTGAGGCCAGCCGGGTTGGCGATTCTGGCGGCGGACGGCGCGGGCGAGGAGGCATTGGACCGGGCGGCGTTGGGCCAGCCCACCGCCTGGCTCTTTGGAAACGAGGCGCGGGGCTTGAGCGCGGCGGCGCGGGCGGCCGCAGACCAATCGGTTCGGATCGAGATTTACGGGCGGGCCGAGTCGCTGAACGTCGCCATGGCCGCGACCTTGTGCCTGTACGCGTCCGCCGAAGCGCTCCGAAATGGGGACGGTACCTAG
- the rpmI gene encoding 50S ribosomal protein L35: MPKNKTHSGAKKRFRITGTGKIMHEQPGMRHNFESKSSRRTRRLSEDKVLAKADRKNVRRLLGR; the protein is encoded by the coding sequence ATGCCGAAGAACAAGACGCACTCAGGTGCGAAGAAGCGCTTCCGGATCACCGGAACCGGCAAGATCATGCACGAACAGCCGGGCATGCGGCACAACTTCGAATCGAAGTCGTCGCGCCGCACGCGCCGCCTGTCCGAGGACAAGGTCCTGGCGAAGGCCGACCGCAAGAACGTCAGACGACTGCTGGGCCGCTGA
- the priA gene encoding bifunctional 1-(5-phosphoribosyl)-5-((5-phosphoribosylamino)methylideneamino)imidazole-4-carboxamide isomerase/phosphoribosylanthranilate isomerase PriA, with the protein MTPPLELLPAVDVADGQAVRLVRGEAGTETFYGDPLAAAMDWQRGGASWVHLVDLDAAFGRGSNACLLDGVVAALDVEVELSGGIRDSESLTRALATGARRVNIGTAALEDPEWTRRILVEYGDRVAIGLDVRGETLAARGWTEDGGNLWSVLDRLNADGCRRYVVTDVSRDGTMTGPNLDLLRAVCARTDAPVVASGGVSRLEDLTALRELVPLGVEGAIVGKALYAGAFTLAEALAVTGAQ; encoded by the coding sequence ATGACACCCCCGCTTGAACTCCTTCCCGCCGTTGACGTGGCGGACGGCCAAGCCGTCCGCCTGGTGCGCGGCGAGGCCGGCACCGAGACGTTTTACGGCGACCCGCTCGCCGCCGCCATGGATTGGCAGCGCGGCGGCGCCTCCTGGGTCCACCTGGTCGACCTGGATGCGGCGTTCGGCCGAGGCTCGAACGCCTGCCTGCTGGACGGGGTGGTCGCGGCCCTGGACGTCGAGGTGGAATTGTCGGGCGGGATCCGCGACTCCGAATCGTTGACTCGGGCGTTGGCGACCGGCGCGCGGCGGGTCAACATTGGGACCGCCGCCCTGGAAGACCCGGAGTGGACCCGCCGAATCCTGGTCGAATACGGGGACCGCGTGGCCATTGGGCTGGACGTGCGCGGCGAGACGCTGGCGGCGCGAGGCTGGACCGAGGACGGCGGGAACCTGTGGTCCGTGCTGGACCGATTGAACGCGGACGGCTGCCGGCGGTATGTGGTCACCGACGTCTCACGGGACGGCACTATGACGGGACCGAATCTGGACTTGCTGCGGGCGGTCTGCGCGCGCACCGACGCGCCGGTGGTGGCCTCCGGCGGGGTGTCGCGCCTGGAGGACCTGACCGCGCTGCGGGAACTTGTCCCCCTGGGCGTTGAAGGCGCCATAGTCGGCAAAGCGCTCTACGCGGGCGCGTTCACCCTGGCCGAGGCGCTGGCGGTGACTGGCGCGCAGTAG